The proteins below come from a single Pedobacter sp. MC2016-14 genomic window:
- a CDS encoding L-rhamnose mutarotase: protein MLGLKRSVAACILMLSLTCACNDGKASREVKRFASVTGVKPEKLQAYKKLHAAAWPGVLKRIRASNIQNYSIYLKRIEGKYYLFSYFEYVGDNLDRDMRKMAADTVTQRWWKETDPCQQPLPDATEKRKIWSDMEEVFHTN from the coding sequence ATGCTTGGCCTAAAAAGATCTGTAGCCGCCTGTATCCTGATGTTATCATTGACCTGTGCTTGCAACGATGGGAAGGCAAGTCGGGAGGTTAAGCGATTTGCCTCTGTAACAGGTGTGAAACCCGAAAAGTTGCAAGCTTATAAGAAGTTGCATGCTGCTGCATGGCCTGGTGTATTAAAGCGTATCAGAGCTTCAAATATTCAGAACTATTCCATTTATTTGAAGCGAATTGAGGGTAAATATTATCTGTTTAGCTATTTCGAATATGTTGGTGATAATTTAGATCGTGACATGAGGAAAATGGCTGCAGATACAGTTACTCAACGCTGGTGGAAAGAGACTGATCCATGTCAGCAACCTTTGCCAGACGCTACTGAAAAGAGAAAAATATGGAGTGATATGGAAGAAGTTTTTCATACCAATTGA
- a CDS encoding LacI family DNA-binding transcriptional regulator, giving the protein MSKKVSIKDIANQLGVSITTVSFVINGKAKEKNISPKVTQEVLNLVAELGYQPNSLAQSLRTGKTKIIGFLVDDISEPFFAGIARFIDEKASEEGYKILFSSTRGSTKKAIELLGIFKERHVDGYVIALPEGLEDEVNKFIEAKTPVVLFDRYVKSVETNYVIIDNKNSMGNATRHLIANGYKNIGLVTIHSAEQQMIDRLQGYEEAMISSKLPLCVKKLDYKVTDSPVQDIIDFLNTQTQLDAVIFSANYICMDGLRAFKKIGKRIWTDLAIVSFDDFELLEFCTPPVTAVAQPLKAIADHIMKILLNKLNTEHDGGKPEQVILPASIIIRESSLSKNMQSANN; this is encoded by the coding sequence ATGAGTAAAAAAGTTTCAATCAAGGATATTGCCAATCAGCTTGGGGTTTCCATCACAACTGTTTCTTTTGTAATTAACGGTAAGGCGAAAGAAAAGAATATTAGTCCGAAAGTTACGCAAGAGGTGTTAAATCTCGTCGCAGAATTGGGGTATCAACCCAATTCATTAGCCCAAAGTTTAAGAACGGGGAAGACTAAGATTATTGGTTTTTTAGTGGATGATATTTCGGAGCCATTTTTTGCTGGTATAGCAAGGTTTATTGATGAGAAGGCTTCGGAAGAGGGATATAAAATTTTATTCAGTAGCACAAGGGGTAGTACAAAAAAGGCCATAGAATTGTTAGGTATTTTCAAGGAACGTCATGTTGATGGCTATGTTATTGCGCTTCCTGAGGGATTGGAAGATGAAGTCAACAAATTTATTGAGGCTAAGACCCCAGTAGTTCTGTTCGACCGGTATGTAAAGTCGGTAGAGACCAACTATGTAATTATAGACAATAAAAATAGCATGGGTAATGCAACACGCCATTTAATAGCCAATGGATATAAGAATATAGGGCTAGTTACGATACACTCGGCCGAGCAACAAATGATCGATCGGCTTCAAGGTTATGAGGAGGCGATGATTTCCTCTAAATTGCCACTTTGTGTTAAGAAACTTGATTACAAGGTCACGGATTCGCCTGTGCAGGACATTATTGATTTTCTAAATACACAAACTCAACTTGATGCGGTAATTTTTTCAGCAAATTATATCTGTATGGATGGATTAAGGGCATTTAAAAAGATTGGCAAAAGGATTTGGACTGATTTGGCTATAGTTTCTTTTGATGATTTTGAATTGCTGGAATTCTGCACCCCACCTGTAACAGCAGTTGCCCAACCGCTGAAAGCTATTGCAGATCACATCATGAAAATACTACTGAATAAATTGAATACTGAGCATGACGGGGGAAAGCCGGAACAGGTAATTTTGCCTGCGTCTATCATCATCAGGGAATCATCGCTTAGCAAAAATATGCAATCTGCTAATAATTAA
- a CDS encoding GH92 family glycosyl hydrolase: MTKILLYALFCTSIAANAQQNLSKYVKPIIGTQKMGHTYPGATVPFGAVQLSPETDTISYELNGKYNGDVYKYCAGYKYEDKTIVGFSHTHFSGTGHSDLGDFLIMPTQGKLQLNPGTASDAKSGFRSAFSHKNEVAKAGYYKVKLDDDNILAELTATKRVGMHQYTFPKSDQSHIILDLMSGIYNYEEKNVWTYVRVVNDTLITGYRQTNGWARTRTVYFALSFSKPFINYGQKNHDAKQPYRGFWGKFDQSKNFPEIAGKQIRMYFDFKTEEQEKIKIKLALSPVSQENAVKNMQTEIPGWNFNAIREQAEKDWDNELSKIVVNAKEEDKVNFYTAMYHAFISPTTYSDVNGQYKGLDQNVHEAKGFNNYTTFSLWDTYRALHPFFNIIQPSRNNDMVKSMMAHYDQSALKMLPIWSHYANDNWCMSGYHSVSVVADAVIKGVYNGDPEAALQACIATANHRNYEGIGLYIDKGYIPAEKSGVSISNTLEYAYDDWCIAQLAKKINKQDIYNEYLKRSGNWENNFDPSSGFMRARMEDGSFQKKFDTMSTHGQGFIEGNSWNYSFFVPQDPSLLMQRMGGKKKFAEKLDTLFTMHLPDEFFADTEDITREGIIGGYVHGNEPAHHVAYLYNWADQPWKTQSRVRMILKMQYGPTPDGLGGNDDCGQMSAWYIFSSLGFYPVAPGSDEYAIGSPAIKSATLKLENGKTFNIEAINQGDENVYVSKVLLNGNPLKRLTLKHDEIIKGGKLTFYMSAKPTKFK; this comes from the coding sequence ATGACGAAAATACTTTTATACGCGCTGTTTTGTACCTCAATTGCTGCAAACGCCCAGCAAAATCTTTCTAAATATGTAAAGCCAATAATTGGAACCCAGAAAATGGGTCATACGTATCCAGGTGCCACAGTACCATTTGGAGCTGTACAGCTTAGTCCGGAAACAGATACAATCTCATATGAGCTTAATGGCAAGTACAACGGTGACGTCTACAAATATTGCGCCGGGTATAAATATGAGGACAAAACAATTGTAGGCTTTAGCCATACCCACTTTAGCGGGACCGGCCACTCCGATCTTGGCGATTTTCTAATTATGCCAACCCAGGGCAAGCTTCAATTAAACCCCGGAACCGCTAGCGATGCTAAAAGTGGATTTCGCTCCGCATTCTCTCACAAAAATGAAGTTGCAAAAGCTGGATATTATAAAGTGAAATTGGATGATGACAACATCTTGGCCGAATTGACCGCCACAAAAAGAGTTGGTATGCACCAGTATACTTTCCCTAAATCAGACCAGTCTCATATTATTTTAGATTTAATGTCTGGCATATATAACTATGAAGAAAAAAATGTCTGGACTTATGTGCGGGTAGTGAATGATACGCTTATCACCGGCTATCGCCAAACAAACGGATGGGCAAGAACAAGAACTGTTTATTTTGCTTTGTCATTCTCCAAACCGTTCATAAATTATGGGCAAAAAAATCATGATGCAAAACAACCGTACCGTGGGTTCTGGGGAAAGTTTGACCAAAGTAAAAACTTCCCTGAAATAGCTGGAAAGCAAATTAGAATGTATTTTGATTTTAAGACTGAAGAGCAGGAAAAAATCAAAATAAAACTCGCTCTTTCACCAGTCAGTCAGGAAAATGCCGTTAAAAATATGCAGACAGAAATACCCGGCTGGAATTTTAATGCAATACGAGAACAGGCAGAGAAGGATTGGGACAACGAGTTGAGTAAAATTGTAGTGAATGCTAAAGAAGAGGACAAGGTAAATTTTTACACTGCAATGTACCACGCCTTTATAAGCCCAACCACTTACAGTGATGTAAATGGGCAATACAAAGGTTTGGACCAAAACGTTCACGAAGCAAAAGGCTTCAACAATTACACAACTTTTTCTCTTTGGGATACCTACCGGGCATTACACCCATTTTTTAACATCATACAACCATCGAGAAATAATGATATGGTTAAATCCATGATGGCACATTATGATCAAAGTGCTTTGAAAATGCTGCCCATTTGGTCTCATTATGCAAACGACAATTGGTGTATGAGCGGATACCATAGTGTATCGGTTGTTGCCGACGCAGTAATTAAGGGCGTCTATAATGGTGATCCTGAAGCAGCCTTACAGGCTTGTATTGCTACTGCCAACCATAGGAATTACGAAGGAATCGGTTTATACATTGATAAAGGATACATCCCGGCAGAAAAAAGTGGTGTATCCATATCAAATACGCTAGAATATGCTTATGATGACTGGTGCATTGCTCAGTTGGCAAAAAAAATAAACAAACAAGACATCTATAATGAATACCTAAAACGCTCAGGTAATTGGGAAAATAATTTTGATCCTTCCTCGGGCTTTATGCGAGCAAGAATGGAAGATGGGTCTTTTCAAAAAAAGTTTGATACCATGAGCACCCATGGCCAGGGTTTTATAGAAGGGAACTCCTGGAATTATAGCTTCTTCGTTCCGCAAGATCCGTCTTTACTGATGCAACGCATGGGTGGAAAGAAAAAATTTGCAGAAAAGCTGGATACACTATTCACCATGCATTTACCAGATGAATTTTTCGCAGACACGGAAGACATCACACGTGAAGGAATAATTGGTGGATATGTCCATGGAAATGAACCTGCTCATCATGTTGCTTATTTATACAATTGGGCAGATCAACCCTGGAAAACTCAGTCACGAGTAAGAATGATTTTGAAAATGCAATACGGCCCTACACCTGATGGATTAGGAGGAAATGACGATTGTGGTCAGATGAGTGCGTGGTATATATTCTCCTCACTAGGATTTTACCCCGTTGCACCCGGATCAGATGAATATGCCATTGGAAGCCCTGCAATAAAATCGGCAACATTAAAACTAGAAAATGGAAAGACATTTAACATTGAGGCCATTAATCAGGGTGATGAAAATGTATATGTCTCTAAAGTGTTGCTAAATGGAAATCCGTTGAAAAGACTTACACTTAAGCATGATGAGATCATAAAAGGAGGGAAACTTACCTTCTACATGTCTGCCAAGCCAACAAAATTCAAATAA
- a CDS encoding trypsin-like peptidase domain-containing protein, with product MKNWMVLIALLFFAGVNSLAYGQKLSPASVNKALEKAIRKAYGACVRMWAFDVDRQMRTGGQFSGVVVDADGYILTAAHVNTPGQSYMVMFPDGSSQIACGLGEIELENNKFVPDVAMMKIIGAGKWACAEMGWSSGVKQNEPCISIAYPESLSQTLPLVRVGKVTELKNKYGFMTSTCIMEPGDSGGPLFDIEGRLIGLHSGIEIPEKSNFEIPVDLYRKYWTALKKPESYKVYPVMEDAVGLDSLKKADAVFFGVDTADVLSKHIFKLFNRDVYLIESTLEGKPQTLQGTHFSAVDLPLTERFKNRGILLSKSSMVGAKPIVKISGKQYALTIIARDEANDLVLLSTPRRLKGGISLAKMNMGDLKFGQLGTFLFSPLADGTFVPSVIGSGEFSIPEFPVSKTLPQAYYNHPAAQFAGGKSIRRDRFKKVFAHDAVLQPAQCGGPVFDANGNFYGINIARYSRVCSVVVPAAVIVQLLKSY from the coding sequence ATGAAGAATTGGATGGTTTTGATTGCCTTGCTGTTTTTTGCAGGCGTCAACAGTCTTGCCTATGGACAAAAGCTGAGCCCGGCTTCTGTAAATAAAGCCTTAGAGAAGGCAATACGGAAAGCTTACGGCGCCTGTGTAAGGATGTGGGCCTTTGATGTTGACAGGCAAATGCGTACAGGGGGACAATTTAGTGGCGTTGTAGTGGATGCGGATGGTTATATTTTGACTGCTGCGCACGTGAATACCCCGGGACAAAGCTATATGGTGATGTTTCCTGATGGTTCCAGTCAGATTGCCTGCGGATTGGGAGAAATAGAACTTGAAAATAATAAGTTTGTCCCTGATGTGGCGATGATGAAGATTATAGGTGCCGGGAAATGGGCTTGTGCAGAAATGGGTTGGTCATCTGGTGTTAAACAGAACGAGCCTTGTATTAGCATTGCCTATCCAGAGAGCTTGAGCCAAACTTTACCTTTGGTTCGTGTCGGTAAGGTAACGGAGTTAAAAAACAAATATGGATTCATGACCTCTACCTGTATTATGGAGCCGGGTGATTCTGGTGGGCCATTGTTTGATATCGAAGGAAGGTTGATTGGATTACACAGTGGTATTGAAATTCCTGAAAAAAGCAACTTCGAAATCCCTGTTGATTTATACAGAAAATATTGGACCGCTTTAAAAAAGCCCGAGAGTTATAAGGTTTATCCGGTTATGGAAGATGCTGTAGGTCTGGATTCTTTGAAAAAAGCTGATGCTGTGTTTTTTGGTGTCGATACAGCCGATGTGCTTTCTAAGCACATTTTTAAGTTGTTTAACCGCGATGTTTATCTAATTGAAAGCACATTGGAGGGAAAGCCTCAAACGTTACAGGGGACCCATTTTAGTGCGGTTGATTTGCCCTTGACTGAACGTTTCAAAAATCGGGGCATTTTGCTGAGTAAAAGCTCTATGGTGGGTGCTAAGCCAATTGTAAAAATCTCGGGCAAGCAATATGCACTAACTATCATTGCGCGCGATGAAGCAAATGACCTTGTTTTATTGTCGACTCCCCGCAGACTAAAGGGCGGTATAAGTTTAGCTAAAATGAATATGGGTGACTTAAAGTTCGGCCAGTTGGGCACATTTCTTTTCTCGCCGCTTGCCGATGGAACTTTTGTGCCTAGCGTAATTGGGAGCGGTGAATTTTCTATACCAGAGTTTCCAGTTTCTAAAACATTGCCACAAGCTTATTATAACCATCCGGCGGCGCAGTTTGCTGGTGGTAAGAGCATACGGAGAGATAGATTTAAAAAAGTTTTTGCCCATGACGCAGTTTTACAGCCTGCGCAATGCGGCGGGCCTGTATTTGATGCGAATGGAAATTTTTATGGGATAAATATAGCACGCTACAGTAGGGTATGCAGTGTTGTAGTGCCTGCAGCTGTTATTGTTCAGTTACTAAAGTCTTACTGA
- a CDS encoding alpha-L-fucosidase translates to MKKFLLFAAFLCGVYIFSTQKTFSQTAAAPLPLTQLQQQFVDLGFGMFIHYNIPTYMNDDWADPEASPAIFNPKKLNTDQWAKAAKSANMSYGCLTTKHHSGFAIWDTKTTSYNVMNSPLKRDVVKEYVASFRKAGLKVMLYYSILDTHHKLRPGQIKPAHIKMVKAQLTELLSNYGEISALIIDGWDAPWSRISYDDVPFEEIYSLIKSIQPNCLVMDLNAAKYPTEALFYTDIKSYEQGAGQHISKESNKLPALACLPLQANWFWKTSFTTTPVKSPEKMVNENALPYNQVFCNFILNVAPNRDGMIDDNALQALSEMGKLYKPAASLPKFPAADAPVVSSNLAKRKPANASWSWDMSIMDFANDDDFGSNWTSHPTVKNPWFEVDLAKEEGFNMVVITQEKANTISYTLEYFANNTWHPLTDSSSSARILIHRFKRVWGEKVRIKYNSFSSTASISEFGIYNERK, encoded by the coding sequence ATGAAGAAATTTTTATTGTTTGCTGCCTTCCTGTGTGGCGTTTACATCTTTTCTACGCAAAAAACATTTAGTCAAACTGCTGCCGCCCCGCTACCTTTAACGCAGCTACAGCAGCAGTTTGTTGATCTTGGATTTGGCATGTTTATTCATTACAACATTCCTACGTATATGAACGATGACTGGGCAGATCCGGAAGCTTCGCCAGCAATCTTTAATCCTAAAAAACTAAATACAGACCAATGGGCTAAAGCCGCGAAATCGGCAAACATGTCATACGGTTGTTTAACAACTAAACACCACAGCGGATTTGCAATTTGGGATACCAAAACTACGTCTTATAATGTGATGAACAGCCCGCTGAAACGTGATGTAGTCAAAGAATATGTGGCCTCATTTCGTAAAGCCGGATTGAAAGTAATGTTATACTATTCTATCTTAGATACGCATCATAAACTTCGACCTGGTCAAATTAAGCCAGCACATATTAAGATGGTTAAAGCACAGTTGACAGAATTATTGAGCAATTATGGTGAAATATCGGCATTGATTATCGATGGCTGGGATGCACCATGGTCTAGAATATCTTACGATGATGTGCCATTTGAAGAAATATACAGTCTGATTAAATCTATCCAGCCAAACTGTTTGGTGATGGATTTAAATGCTGCAAAATACCCCACAGAAGCATTGTTCTACACGGATATTAAATCTTACGAACAAGGAGCGGGGCAGCACATTTCTAAGGAAAGCAATAAATTGCCTGCTTTGGCTTGTTTACCTCTACAGGCAAACTGGTTCTGGAAAACATCTTTCACTACCACTCCGGTTAAATCTCCTGAAAAAATGGTTAATGAAAATGCATTGCCTTACAATCAGGTATTTTGCAATTTTATTTTAAATGTAGCACCTAACCGGGATGGGATGATTGATGATAATGCGCTGCAGGCTTTGAGCGAGATGGGGAAATTATATAAACCGGCGGCTTCGTTGCCTAAATTTCCGGCCGCGGATGCCCCTGTTGTTTCATCGAACCTGGCAAAAAGAAAACCAGCGAATGCGAGTTGGAGCTGGGATATGTCTATTATGGATTTTGCGAACGACGATGATTTTGGGTCTAACTGGACCTCACATCCTACAGTAAAAAATCCATGGTTTGAGGTAGATCTGGCCAAAGAAGAGGGTTTTAATATGGTAGTAATTACCCAGGAAAAAGCGAATACGATTTCCTACACACTGGAATATTTTGCTAACAACACCTGGCATCCTTTAACTGACAGCAGCAGTAGTGCAAGAATTTTAATACACCGCTTTAAAAGGGTTTGGGGCGAAAAAGTGCGAATTAAATATAATTCTTTTAGCAGCACTGCCTCGATTTCAGAATTTGGAATTTACAATGAACGCAAATAG
- a CDS encoding TlpA disulfide reductase family protein produces MKLKFLVLGLMAPIMAAAQTPNFNIAGKIGTLNKPAKIYLDYTSEGKGATDSCEMINGTFKFSGTVSGYASGRMTLSREGIRDKEIYGTKGLGDVVYINFGQENIKIASADSLYNAKWTGSKVYEEMKAFDATVGPTVMTVHHNANVAINRASPELQKDTLFFKALDKQVTTFRKSRGEKMLMFAKANPNSYFSLQALSELVGGYGIKSDVAMPIFNKLNEKLRLSYTGQGLYQLLNASTVTAIGVNAPNFTQKDMQGKAVSLADFKGKYVLVEFWASWCSPCRAESPNLLKQYAMFKDKGFEILGVSVDSDKAKWVEAVKKDGLTWPQISDLKGWDNEARKVYGITGVPANFLISPDGKIIGSHLMGEVLNKKLAALLN; encoded by the coding sequence ATGAAATTGAAATTTTTAGTGCTTGGCCTGATGGCTCCCATTATGGCTGCAGCACAAACGCCCAATTTTAACATAGCTGGTAAAATTGGTACTTTAAATAAACCGGCGAAAATCTATCTGGATTATACTTCTGAAGGTAAGGGTGCAACAGACTCTTGCGAAATGATTAATGGGACCTTTAAATTTTCAGGAACAGTATCTGGCTATGCCAGTGGACGAATGACTTTATCTCGGGAGGGCATCCGCGATAAAGAAATTTACGGCACCAAAGGTTTAGGAGATGTAGTTTATATCAACTTTGGACAGGAGAACATTAAGATTGCTTCTGCCGATTCGCTTTACAATGCCAAATGGACTGGCTCAAAAGTTTATGAAGAGATGAAAGCTTTTGATGCGACTGTTGGTCCTACGGTTATGACTGTGCACCACAATGCCAATGTGGCCATTAACAGGGCAAGTCCGGAACTTCAAAAAGATACCTTGTTTTTTAAAGCATTGGATAAGCAGGTAACAACATTCCGTAAATCCAGGGGTGAGAAGATGCTTATGTTTGCTAAGGCCAATCCAAATTCTTATTTTTCATTGCAAGCCTTATCTGAATTGGTGGGTGGCTACGGTATTAAATCGGACGTTGCTATGCCGATATTTAATAAGCTAAATGAAAAACTGAGGCTTTCTTATACGGGACAGGGATTGTATCAACTTTTGAATGCCTCTACGGTTACCGCGATAGGCGTAAATGCACCCAATTTTACTCAAAAAGATATGCAGGGTAAAGCGGTGTCGTTGGCTGATTTTAAGGGCAAGTATGTATTGGTGGAGTTTTGGGCCAGCTGGTGTTCTCCTTGTCGAGCAGAAAGCCCAAATTTGTTGAAACAATACGCAATGTTTAAAGATAAAGGCTTTGAAATTTTAGGCGTTTCTGTAGATAGCGATAAAGCTAAATGGGTAGAAGCTGTTAAAAAGGATGGATTGACCTGGCCTCAGATTTCTGATCTGAAGGGTTGGGACAATGAAGCGCGTAAGGTATACGGAATTACCGGTGTACCGGCTAATTTTCTAATCAGTCCGGATGGAAAAATTATTGGATCGCACCTGATGGGTGAGGTATTGAACAAAAAACTTGCAGCATTGCTGAACTAA
- a CDS encoding PKD-like family lipoprotein, which translates to MKSKSIIFYICIVLFACSCKKDLGNYTYSPPSVPMLQDFTDNTFNAVIGDSLILRPNVSLEGADPLKDLSFEWAIQVAEEARTQRYSGYPLKVVYNLPPGLRNGTLTVNDKRNGMRYLFNFKLLGTTPFSIGRTVLSVDNGITKLSFIKPDGRTVQSDLYSILNHETLPANPIQLFAKPRPYQAGTVEDYWVICQDNATGGVIIDGGTMLKKKNFSAQFLVTPSTLVPNSFEAPAGMPIGVINNKLYTSVFETAPFAPDFGKFTAPKPGDYQLSKYFGYLFTCYFGFDTKAGAFVSFNGGAAYNGTDYVVTREATDPPSPFNPKAVGMTDLLFMKPVLGTTYAFFRNSAGTVTELSFIINMGNYDNRAIKPISTRIFKGSANVMADTKWQRSLTDVYYFTSNDKIYRYNPINEELTQLSANFAGKKVTMIKLSDDGNTLTAGVDGNIMVLNTAAGANGNIIQTVTGIPGAPIDIVNKVN; encoded by the coding sequence ATGAAAAGTAAATCAATAATATTCTATATATGCATTGTTCTTTTTGCTTGTTCCTGCAAAAAGGACCTGGGAAATTATACCTATTCCCCTCCATCTGTACCGATGCTGCAAGACTTTACAGACAATACCTTTAATGCGGTAATTGGTGATTCTTTAATTTTGAGGCCTAATGTTTCACTGGAAGGTGCTGATCCGCTGAAGGACCTTAGTTTTGAATGGGCTATCCAGGTTGCTGAAGAAGCCAGAACGCAAAGATATTCTGGTTATCCGCTTAAGGTAGTTTACAATCTACCTCCGGGTCTTCGTAACGGTACATTAACGGTAAACGACAAAAGAAATGGAATGCGGTACTTGTTCAATTTTAAATTGTTGGGTACTACACCTTTCTCTATAGGACGTACTGTATTGAGTGTTGATAATGGCATCACAAAATTGTCTTTTATTAAACCTGACGGGCGTACAGTGCAAAGTGATTTGTATTCAATTTTGAATCATGAGACCTTGCCTGCAAATCCAATTCAGTTGTTTGCGAAGCCGAGGCCTTACCAGGCAGGTACTGTTGAGGACTATTGGGTAATTTGTCAGGATAATGCTACGGGTGGTGTAATCATTGACGGCGGAACAATGCTAAAGAAGAAAAACTTCTCTGCCCAGTTTCTGGTAACGCCAAGCACACTGGTGCCTAACTCTTTTGAAGCTCCAGCCGGGATGCCAATCGGGGTAATTAATAATAAATTATATACCAGTGTATTTGAAACGGCTCCTTTTGCCCCGGATTTTGGCAAGTTTACCGCGCCTAAGCCGGGCGATTACCAACTGTCTAAGTATTTTGGCTATTTATTTACTTGCTATTTTGGATTTGATACCAAGGCAGGTGCATTTGTATCCTTTAATGGCGGAGCTGCCTATAATGGCACTGACTATGTTGTAACACGGGAAGCCACAGATCCGCCATCACCGTTTAATCCGAAAGCTGTGGGAATGACAGATCTTCTGTTTATGAAGCCTGTATTAGGAACAACTTACGCCTTTTTTAGGAATAGCGCAGGTACTGTTACTGAATTGTCTTTCATTATCAACATGGGGAATTACGACAACAGGGCGATTAAGCCAATTTCAACCCGGATATTTAAAGGCTCGGCAAACGTAATGGCAGACACCAAATGGCAACGTTCTTTAACAGATGTATACTATTTTACTTCTAATGATAAGATTTACAGGTATAATCCAATCAATGAGGAACTGACGCAGTTGTCGGCAAATTTTGCGGGTAAAAAGGTTACGATGATTAAATTGAGTGATGATGGCAATACGCTGACCGCCGGCGTGGATGGAAATATCATGGTCTTAAATACTGCCGCTGGTGCCAATGGCAATATCATACAAACCGTAACCGGTATTCCGGGTGCTCCAATAGACATAGTTAACAAAGTAAATTAA
- a CDS encoding DUF4843 domain-containing protein, which produces MKLNIILLFFASTILFSCKRTEEFLYDEETDNVYLGYTNSVDDYVVYTFAYTPGVSKDTIWVPVKIAGKRADHDRKFTIKETPIVITRNDEINAVRGYHYEPFKASYVMPKDSGVVHIPIVVFNAAGLDSQSAFLTFQVSGGDDFKTDLPEKLRTKTITFSNRLEKPLWWDGWQGELGFYSRMKHQLFLISSGTVDIVNVVNNPNAYLDRPKGLFHISNTRYLLNYPFAWVQDNPDKGYVLTKRAGTAEDYDFYNVNTPNIKFHLKFFADANKYVFVDENLNQIIF; this is translated from the coding sequence ATGAAACTGAACATAATACTATTATTCTTCGCATCCACGATCTTATTTTCGTGTAAGCGGACAGAGGAGTTTCTTTACGACGAGGAAACAGACAATGTTTACTTAGGTTACACCAATTCTGTTGATGATTATGTGGTCTATACCTTTGCTTATACACCAGGTGTGAGCAAGGATACCATATGGGTTCCTGTTAAGATTGCAGGAAAAAGGGCAGACCATGACCGGAAATTTACCATCAAGGAAACTCCTATTGTTATCACACGAAATGATGAAATTAACGCCGTAAGAGGTTATCATTATGAGCCCTTTAAAGCCTCTTACGTGATGCCGAAGGATTCTGGCGTTGTGCATATTCCAATTGTGGTATTCAATGCGGCCGGACTGGATTCGCAGTCTGCCTTTCTTACCTTTCAAGTTTCCGGAGGTGACGATTTTAAGACTGATTTGCCTGAAAAGTTAAGGACAAAGACAATAACCTTCTCCAATCGCCTGGAAAAACCATTATGGTGGGACGGTTGGCAAGGCGAGTTGGGTTTTTATAGCAGAATGAAGCATCAGCTTTTTCTTATCTCATCTGGTACTGTTGATATCGTAAATGTTGTAAACAATCCAAATGCTTATCTGGACAGGCCAAAGGGACTATTTCACATCAGTAATACGCGTTACCTGCTCAACTATCCTTTTGCCTGGGTACAAGACAATCCGGATAAAGGCTATGTGTTAACTAAAAGAGCCGGAACTGCTGAAGACTATGATTTTTATAACGTAAACACGCCCAACATCAAGTTTCATTTGAAATTTTTTGCTGATGCAAATAAGTATGTATTTGTGGATGAAAATTTAAACCAGATCATATTTTAA